One genomic window of Numida meleagris isolate 19003 breed g44 Domestic line chromosome 1, NumMel1.0, whole genome shotgun sequence includes the following:
- the BCL9 gene encoding B-cell CLL/lymphoma 9 protein isoform X2, protein MHSSNPKVRNSPSGNTQSPKSKQEVMVRPPTVMSPSGNPQLDSKFSNQGKQGGSTSQSQPSPCDPKSGGHPPKVLPGPGGSMGLKNGAGNGAKGKGKRERSISADSFEQREAGTPNDDPEIKDCNSADHVKSQDSQHTPHSMTPSNASAPRSSTPSHGLTAALEPASGQKTPSKVVYVFSTEMANKAAEAVLKGQVETIVSFHIQNISNSKVERNTVPLNPQINALRTEPKPLPQPQPPAAQDQNPPQNAKMQATPPVSAPVSKSTGPPCPIDQDSPSVESKVMSVGSPASSTPLQTEGFGQSSTPNNRAVSPVSQGSNSSAADPKGPPQQVSGGDPSSLGENPDGLSQEQLEHRERSLQTLRDIQRMLFPDEKEFAGGQSGGPPPNSGVMDGPQKKPEGPIQAMMAQSQSLGKGSGSRTDGGAPFGPQGHRDMPFSPDEMGPPPMNSQSGPIGPDHLDHMTPEQVAWLKLQQEFYEEKRRKQEQVVVQQCSLQDMMVHQHGPRGVVRGPPPPYQMTPGEGWGPGGPEPFPEGMNMSHSLPPRGMAPHPSMPGSQMRLPGFAGMMNPDMEGPNVPNPASRPGLSGVNWPDDVPKIPDGRNFPPGQGVFSGPGRGERFPNPQGLPEDLYQQQLAEKQMGLPPGLNMEGIRPGMEINRMIASQRHMEPGNNPIFPRMPVEGPMSPSRGDFPKGMPPQMGSGRELEFGMGPGGMKGDMGMNVSMGSNPPLVPQKLREAGVGPEEMMKLRPGVSEMLSSQQKMVPLPFGEHPQQEYGMGPRPFLPMSQGPGVGLRNLREQMGPDQRTNNRLSHMPPLPLNATSNPNSLNTAPPAQRSLGRKPLDISAAGQVHSPGINPLKSPTMRQVQSPMMGSPSGNLKSPQTPSQLAGMLAGPTAAAAAASIKSPPVLGSAAASPVHLKSPSLPAPSPGWTSSPKPPLQSPGIPPNHKASLTMSSPAMLGNVESGGPPPSTVSQPAPVTLPGNLPSSSPYTMPPEPTLSQNPLSIMMSRMSKFAMPSSTPLYHDAIKTVASSDDDSPPARSPNLPPMNSVPGMGINSQNPRISGPNPVGPMPTLSPMGMTQPLSHNNQMPSPNAMGPNIPPHGVPVGPGLMSHNPMMGHGSQESPMVPQGRLGFPQGFPPVQSPPQQVPFPHNGPSGGQGNFPAGMGFHGEGPLGRPTNLPQSSTDPALCKTGGPGGPDSFTVLGNNMPSVFTDPELQEVIRPGATGIPEFDLSRIIPSEKPSQTLQYFPRGEVPGRKQPQGPGPGFSHMQGMIGEQTPRMGLTLPGMGGPGPVGTPDIPLGTAPSMPGHNPMRPPAFLQQGMMGPHHRMMSPAQTAMPGQPALMSNPVAAVGMIPGKDRAPAGLYSHPGPVGSPGMMMSMQGMMGPQQNIMIPPQMRPRGMAADVGMGGFSQGPGNPGNMMF, encoded by the exons ATGCATTCCAGTAACCCCAAAGTGAGGAACTCCCCGTCAGGCAACACACAGAG CCCCAAATCAAAGCAGGAGGTGATGGTCCGTCCCCCTACAGTGATGTCCCCGTCTGGCAACCCCCAGCTGGATTCCAAGTTTTCCAACCAGGGCAAACAAGGGGGCTCGACCAGCCAATCGCAGCCCTCTCCCTGTGACCCCAAAAGTGGAGGTCACCCCCCAAAAGTGCTCCCTGGCCCAGGTGGGAGCATGGGGCTGAAGAATGGGGCTGGAAATGGTGccaaggggaagggaaagagagaaagaagcatttCAGCAGACTCCTTTGAACAGAGGGAAGCTGGGACTCCTAATGACGACCCTGAAATCAAAG ACTGCAATTCTGCTGATCATGTGAAGTCCCAGGATTCTCAGCACACACCGCACTCCATGACACCTTCAAATGCTTCAGCCCCAAGGTCTTCCACACCTTCCCATGGCCTGACTGCTGCTTTGGAGCCAGCAAGTGGGCAGAAGACTCCATCCAAAGTGGTTTACGTCTTTTCTACTGAGATGGCCAACAA ggctgcagaaGCCGTGCTGAAGGGACAGGTGGAAACCATCGTGTCCTTTCATATCCAGAACATCTCAAACAGCAAGGTGGAACGAAACACTGTACCCTTG AACCCCCAGATCAATGCACTTCGGACTGAACCCAAACCCCTGCCGCAGCCGCAGCCCCCTGCTGCCCAGGACCAGAACCCTCCCCAGAACGCCAAAATGCAGGCGACTCCACCTGTGTCAGCACCGGTATCCAAATCCACTGGTCCCCCGTGTCCCATAGATCAGGACAGTCCCAGCGTGGAAAGCAAAGTGATGTCTGTgggcagccctgccagctcaACCCCATTGCAAACAGAAGGATTTGGGCAGAGTTCAACCCCCAATAATCGAGCGGTTAGCCCCGTTTCCCAAGGTAGCAATAGCTCTGCTGCAGACCCCAAAGGTCCTCCCCAGCAGGTGTCTGGTGGGGACCCATCCAGTTTGGGTGAGAATCCAGATGGACTGTCACAGGAGCAGCTGGAACATCGAGAGCGTTCATTGCAGACCCTGAGAGACATACAGCGCATGCTCTTCCCTGATGAGAAGGAGTTTGCTGGAGGGCAAAGCGGCGGGCCACCTCCAAATTCTGGGGTGATGGATGGTCCCCAAAAGAAACCTGAAGGGCCAATACAGGCCATGATGGCTCAATCCCAAAGTTTAGGCAAAGGGTCAGGGTCTCGGACAGATGGAGGGGCTCCGTTTGGCCCTCAAGGACACAGGGACATGCCCTTTTCCCCAGATGAAATGGGGCCACCACCAATGAACTCCCAGTCGGGACCTATAGGCCCAGACCACCTGGACCACATGACTCCTGAGCAGGTGGCCTGGCTCAAGCTGCAGCAGGAGTTCTAcgaggagaagagaagaaagcaagagcAGGTTGTCGTGCAGCAGTGTTCCCTGCAGGACATGATGGTCCATCAGCACGGGCCTCGTGGGGTTGTCCGAGGCCCTCCCCCTCCTTACCAGATGACCCCTGGGGAAGGCTGGGGACCTGGGGGTCCAGAGCCCTTCCCTGAAGGCATGAACATGTCGCACTCTCTGCCCCCCAGGGGCATGGCTCCTCATCCCAGCATGCCCGGGAGCCAGATGCGCCTGCCTGGTTTTGCGGGAATGATGAACCCTGACATGGAGGGCCCCAATGTCCCAAATCCCGCCTCTCGGCCGGGGCTTTCAGGAGTCAATTGGCCAGATGATGTGCCAAAAATCCCAGACGGCCGAAACTTCCCTCCTGGCCAGGGCGTCTTCAGTGGCCCTGGCCGAGGGGAGCGGTTCCCCAACCCGCAGGGCCTGCCAGAAGACCTCtatcagcagcagctggccGAGAAGCAGATGGGCCTCCCTCCTGGCCTCAACATGGAAGGCATCAGGCCTGGCATGGAGATTAACAGAATGATTGCGTCCCAGAGACACATGGAGCCTGGGAATAACCCCATCTTCCCTCGCATGCCGGTGGAAGGGCCGATGAGCCCCTCCAGGGGGGACTTCCCAAAAGGAATGCCCCCCCAAATGGGCtctggcagggagctggagtTTGGGATGGGCCCTGGTGGCATGAAGGGGGACATGGGCATGAATGTCAGCATGGGCTCCAACCCACCCCTGGTACCTCAGAAGTTGAGGGAGGCGGGAGTCGGGCCGGAAGAGATGATGAAACTGCGACCGGGTGTCTCAGAGATGCTCTCCTCTCAGCAGAAGATGGTGCCGCTGCCGTTTGGGGAGCATCCGCAACAGGAGTATGGCATGGGTCCCAGGCCTTTCCTTCCCATGTCTCAGGGCCCAGGAGTAGGTCTCCGAAACCTCAGAGAACAGATGGGGCCTGACCAAAGGACTAACAACCGGCTCAGCCACATGCCGCCACTACCTCTCAATGCCACCAGTAACCCTAATAGCCTCAACACTGCTCCCCCTGCGCAGCGCAGCCTGGGCCGCAAGCCCCTGGATATCTCTGCAGCCGGTCAGGTGCATTCTCCAGGAATCAACCCCCTGAAGTCTCCCACCATGCGCCAGGTCCAATCTCCCATGATGGGGTCTCCCTCGGGCAACCTCAAGTCTCCTCAGACGCCCTCCCAGCTGGCAGGAATGCTCGCAGGCCCCAccgctgcagctgctgctgcttctatCAAGTCCCCCCCGGTCTTGgggtctgctgctgcttctcctgtcCACCTCAAGTCACCGTCTCTCCCCGCACCTTCTCCGGGATGGACTTCGTCTCCAAAGCCTCCTTTGCAGAGCCCCGGCATCCCCCCGAATCACAAGGCATCTCTCACCATGTCTTCTCCAGCCATGCTGGGGAACGTGGAGTCGG GTGGTCCACCTCCTTCCACAGTCAGCCAGCCTGCTCCTGTGACTCTCCCTGGAAATCTTCCCTCTAGCAGTCCTTACACAATGCCTCCAGAGCCGACCCTCTCCCAGAATCCTCTCTCCATCATGATGTCCAGGATGTCCAAATTTGCCATGCCCAGCTCAACACCGCTCTATCATGATGCCATCAAAACTGTGGCCAGTTCAGATGATGACTCCCCTCCTGCACGCTCCCCAAACTTGCCACCTATGAACAGTGTACCAG GAATGGGCATTAATTCTCAGAATCCTCGAATTTCAGGTCCAAACCCAGTGGGTCCAATGCCAACCCTTAGCCCCATGGGAATGACCCAGCCTCTTTCCCATAACAACCAGATGCCCTCTCCAAATGCTATGGGACCCAATATACCTCCTCACGGGGTCCCCGTGGGACCAGGCCTGATGTCACACAATCCGATGATGGGGCATGGTTCCCAAGAGTCTCCAATGGTACCTCAAGGACGCCTGGGCTTCCCACAGGGGTTCCCTCCCGTACAGTCCCCTCCGCAGCAGGTGCCATTCCCACACAACGGGCCCAGCGGTGGACAAGGCAACTTCCCAGCGGGAATGGGTTTCCATGGTGAAGGACCTCTGGGGCGCCCCACCAACCTGCCCCAAAGTTCGACAGATCCAGCACTTTGCAAGACTGGAGGCCCTGGTGGTCCAGACTCCTTCACTGTTCTTGGAAACAATATGCCTTCGGTTTTCACTGatccagagctgcaggaggtgatCCGTCCTGGAGCCACAGGAATACCTGAGTTCGACCTGTCCCGGATTATTCCATCGGAGAAGCCCAGCCAGACACTACAGTATTTCCCTCGCGGGGAGGTGCCAGGCCGCAAGCAACCACAGGGCCCCGGGCCCGGGTTTTCCCACATGCAAGGGATGATTGGAGAGCAGACCCCACGGATGGGACTAACGTTGCCTGGCATGGGGGGCCCCGGGCCGGTGGGAACTCCGGATATCCCTCTCGGGACGGCTCCATCCATGCCGGGTCACAACCCGATGAGACCGCCAGCCTTTCTGCAGCAAGGCATGATGGGGCCGCACCATCGCATGATGTCACCAGCACAAACAGCAATGCCTGGCCAGCCTGCGCTAATGAGCAACCCTGTGGCTGCCGTGGGCATGATCCCAGGCAAGGACCGAGCCCCTGCGGGGCTGTATAGCCACCCGGGCCCTGTGGGGTCACCTGGGATGATGATGTCAATGCAGGGCATGATGGGACCCCAACAAAACATCATGATTCCCCCCCAGATGAGGCCCCGAGGTATGGCTGCTGATGTTGGCATGGGAGGATTTAGCCAAGGCCCTGGAAACCCAGGGAACATGATGTTTTAA
- the BCL9 gene encoding B-cell CLL/lymphoma 9 protein isoform X3, translating to MHSSNPKVRNSPSGNTQSSPKSKQEVMVRPPTVMSPSGNPQLDSKFSNQGKQGGSTSQSQPSPCDPKSGGHPPKVLPGPGGSMGLKNGAGNGAKGKGKRERSISADSFEQREAGTPNDDPEIKDCNSADHVKSQDSQHTPHSMTPSNASAPRSSTPSHGLTAALEPASGQKTPSKVVYVFSTEMANKAAEAVLKGQVETIVSFHIQNISNSKNPQINALRTEPKPLPQPQPPAAQDQNPPQNAKMQATPPVSAPVSKSTGPPCPIDQDSPSVESKVMSVGSPASSTPLQTEGFGQSSTPNNRAVSPVSQGSNSSAADPKGPPQQVSGGDPSSLGENPDGLSQEQLEHRERSLQTLRDIQRMLFPDEKEFAGGQSGGPPPNSGVMDGPQKKPEGPIQAMMAQSQSLGKGSGSRTDGGAPFGPQGHRDMPFSPDEMGPPPMNSQSGPIGPDHLDHMTPEQVAWLKLQQEFYEEKRRKQEQVVVQQCSLQDMMVHQHGPRGVVRGPPPPYQMTPGEGWGPGGPEPFPEGMNMSHSLPPRGMAPHPSMPGSQMRLPGFAGMMNPDMEGPNVPNPASRPGLSGVNWPDDVPKIPDGRNFPPGQGVFSGPGRGERFPNPQGLPEDLYQQQLAEKQMGLPPGLNMEGIRPGMEINRMIASQRHMEPGNNPIFPRMPVEGPMSPSRGDFPKGMPPQMGSGRELEFGMGPGGMKGDMGMNVSMGSNPPLVPQKLREAGVGPEEMMKLRPGVSEMLSSQQKMVPLPFGEHPQQEYGMGPRPFLPMSQGPGVGLRNLREQMGPDQRTNNRLSHMPPLPLNATSNPNSLNTAPPAQRSLGRKPLDISAAGQVHSPGINPLKSPTMRQVQSPMMGSPSGNLKSPQTPSQLAGMLAGPTAAAAAASIKSPPVLGSAAASPVHLKSPSLPAPSPGWTSSPKPPLQSPGIPPNHKASLTMSSPAMLGNVESGGPPPSTVSQPAPVTLPGNLPSSSPYTMPPEPTLSQNPLSIMMSRMSKFAMPSSTPLYHDAIKTVASSDDDSPPARSPNLPPMNSVPGMGINSQNPRISGPNPVGPMPTLSPMGMTQPLSHNNQMPSPNAMGPNIPPHGVPVGPGLMSHNPMMGHGSQESPMVPQGRLGFPQGFPPVQSPPQQVPFPHNGPSGGQGNFPAGMGFHGEGPLGRPTNLPQSSTDPALCKTGGPGGPDSFTVLGNNMPSVFTDPELQEVIRPGATGIPEFDLSRIIPSEKPSQTLQYFPRGEVPGRKQPQGPGPGFSHMQGMIGEQTPRMGLTLPGMGGPGPVGTPDIPLGTAPSMPGHNPMRPPAFLQQGMMGPHHRMMSPAQTAMPGQPALMSNPVAAVGMIPGKDRAPAGLYSHPGPVGSPGMMMSMQGMMGPQQNIMIPPQMRPRGMAADVGMGGFSQGPGNPGNMMF from the exons ATGCATTCCAGTAACCCCAAAGTGAGGAACTCCCCGTCAGGCAACACACAGAG TAGCCCCAAATCAAAGCAGGAGGTGATGGTCCGTCCCCCTACAGTGATGTCCCCGTCTGGCAACCCCCAGCTGGATTCCAAGTTTTCCAACCAGGGCAAACAAGGGGGCTCGACCAGCCAATCGCAGCCCTCTCCCTGTGACCCCAAAAGTGGAGGTCACCCCCCAAAAGTGCTCCCTGGCCCAGGTGGGAGCATGGGGCTGAAGAATGGGGCTGGAAATGGTGccaaggggaagggaaagagagaaagaagcatttCAGCAGACTCCTTTGAACAGAGGGAAGCTGGGACTCCTAATGACGACCCTGAAATCAAAG ACTGCAATTCTGCTGATCATGTGAAGTCCCAGGATTCTCAGCACACACCGCACTCCATGACACCTTCAAATGCTTCAGCCCCAAGGTCTTCCACACCTTCCCATGGCCTGACTGCTGCTTTGGAGCCAGCAAGTGGGCAGAAGACTCCATCCAAAGTGGTTTACGTCTTTTCTACTGAGATGGCCAACAA ggctgcagaaGCCGTGCTGAAGGGACAGGTGGAAACCATCGTGTCCTTTCATATCCAGAACATCTCAAACAGCAAG AACCCCCAGATCAATGCACTTCGGACTGAACCCAAACCCCTGCCGCAGCCGCAGCCCCCTGCTGCCCAGGACCAGAACCCTCCCCAGAACGCCAAAATGCAGGCGACTCCACCTGTGTCAGCACCGGTATCCAAATCCACTGGTCCCCCGTGTCCCATAGATCAGGACAGTCCCAGCGTGGAAAGCAAAGTGATGTCTGTgggcagccctgccagctcaACCCCATTGCAAACAGAAGGATTTGGGCAGAGTTCAACCCCCAATAATCGAGCGGTTAGCCCCGTTTCCCAAGGTAGCAATAGCTCTGCTGCAGACCCCAAAGGTCCTCCCCAGCAGGTGTCTGGTGGGGACCCATCCAGTTTGGGTGAGAATCCAGATGGACTGTCACAGGAGCAGCTGGAACATCGAGAGCGTTCATTGCAGACCCTGAGAGACATACAGCGCATGCTCTTCCCTGATGAGAAGGAGTTTGCTGGAGGGCAAAGCGGCGGGCCACCTCCAAATTCTGGGGTGATGGATGGTCCCCAAAAGAAACCTGAAGGGCCAATACAGGCCATGATGGCTCAATCCCAAAGTTTAGGCAAAGGGTCAGGGTCTCGGACAGATGGAGGGGCTCCGTTTGGCCCTCAAGGACACAGGGACATGCCCTTTTCCCCAGATGAAATGGGGCCACCACCAATGAACTCCCAGTCGGGACCTATAGGCCCAGACCACCTGGACCACATGACTCCTGAGCAGGTGGCCTGGCTCAAGCTGCAGCAGGAGTTCTAcgaggagaagagaagaaagcaagagcAGGTTGTCGTGCAGCAGTGTTCCCTGCAGGACATGATGGTCCATCAGCACGGGCCTCGTGGGGTTGTCCGAGGCCCTCCCCCTCCTTACCAGATGACCCCTGGGGAAGGCTGGGGACCTGGGGGTCCAGAGCCCTTCCCTGAAGGCATGAACATGTCGCACTCTCTGCCCCCCAGGGGCATGGCTCCTCATCCCAGCATGCCCGGGAGCCAGATGCGCCTGCCTGGTTTTGCGGGAATGATGAACCCTGACATGGAGGGCCCCAATGTCCCAAATCCCGCCTCTCGGCCGGGGCTTTCAGGAGTCAATTGGCCAGATGATGTGCCAAAAATCCCAGACGGCCGAAACTTCCCTCCTGGCCAGGGCGTCTTCAGTGGCCCTGGCCGAGGGGAGCGGTTCCCCAACCCGCAGGGCCTGCCAGAAGACCTCtatcagcagcagctggccGAGAAGCAGATGGGCCTCCCTCCTGGCCTCAACATGGAAGGCATCAGGCCTGGCATGGAGATTAACAGAATGATTGCGTCCCAGAGACACATGGAGCCTGGGAATAACCCCATCTTCCCTCGCATGCCGGTGGAAGGGCCGATGAGCCCCTCCAGGGGGGACTTCCCAAAAGGAATGCCCCCCCAAATGGGCtctggcagggagctggagtTTGGGATGGGCCCTGGTGGCATGAAGGGGGACATGGGCATGAATGTCAGCATGGGCTCCAACCCACCCCTGGTACCTCAGAAGTTGAGGGAGGCGGGAGTCGGGCCGGAAGAGATGATGAAACTGCGACCGGGTGTCTCAGAGATGCTCTCCTCTCAGCAGAAGATGGTGCCGCTGCCGTTTGGGGAGCATCCGCAACAGGAGTATGGCATGGGTCCCAGGCCTTTCCTTCCCATGTCTCAGGGCCCAGGAGTAGGTCTCCGAAACCTCAGAGAACAGATGGGGCCTGACCAAAGGACTAACAACCGGCTCAGCCACATGCCGCCACTACCTCTCAATGCCACCAGTAACCCTAATAGCCTCAACACTGCTCCCCCTGCGCAGCGCAGCCTGGGCCGCAAGCCCCTGGATATCTCTGCAGCCGGTCAGGTGCATTCTCCAGGAATCAACCCCCTGAAGTCTCCCACCATGCGCCAGGTCCAATCTCCCATGATGGGGTCTCCCTCGGGCAACCTCAAGTCTCCTCAGACGCCCTCCCAGCTGGCAGGAATGCTCGCAGGCCCCAccgctgcagctgctgctgcttctatCAAGTCCCCCCCGGTCTTGgggtctgctgctgcttctcctgtcCACCTCAAGTCACCGTCTCTCCCCGCACCTTCTCCGGGATGGACTTCGTCTCCAAAGCCTCCTTTGCAGAGCCCCGGCATCCCCCCGAATCACAAGGCATCTCTCACCATGTCTTCTCCAGCCATGCTGGGGAACGTGGAGTCGG GTGGTCCACCTCCTTCCACAGTCAGCCAGCCTGCTCCTGTGACTCTCCCTGGAAATCTTCCCTCTAGCAGTCCTTACACAATGCCTCCAGAGCCGACCCTCTCCCAGAATCCTCTCTCCATCATGATGTCCAGGATGTCCAAATTTGCCATGCCCAGCTCAACACCGCTCTATCATGATGCCATCAAAACTGTGGCCAGTTCAGATGATGACTCCCCTCCTGCACGCTCCCCAAACTTGCCACCTATGAACAGTGTACCAG GAATGGGCATTAATTCTCAGAATCCTCGAATTTCAGGTCCAAACCCAGTGGGTCCAATGCCAACCCTTAGCCCCATGGGAATGACCCAGCCTCTTTCCCATAACAACCAGATGCCCTCTCCAAATGCTATGGGACCCAATATACCTCCTCACGGGGTCCCCGTGGGACCAGGCCTGATGTCACACAATCCGATGATGGGGCATGGTTCCCAAGAGTCTCCAATGGTACCTCAAGGACGCCTGGGCTTCCCACAGGGGTTCCCTCCCGTACAGTCCCCTCCGCAGCAGGTGCCATTCCCACACAACGGGCCCAGCGGTGGACAAGGCAACTTCCCAGCGGGAATGGGTTTCCATGGTGAAGGACCTCTGGGGCGCCCCACCAACCTGCCCCAAAGTTCGACAGATCCAGCACTTTGCAAGACTGGAGGCCCTGGTGGTCCAGACTCCTTCACTGTTCTTGGAAACAATATGCCTTCGGTTTTCACTGatccagagctgcaggaggtgatCCGTCCTGGAGCCACAGGAATACCTGAGTTCGACCTGTCCCGGATTATTCCATCGGAGAAGCCCAGCCAGACACTACAGTATTTCCCTCGCGGGGAGGTGCCAGGCCGCAAGCAACCACAGGGCCCCGGGCCCGGGTTTTCCCACATGCAAGGGATGATTGGAGAGCAGACCCCACGGATGGGACTAACGTTGCCTGGCATGGGGGGCCCCGGGCCGGTGGGAACTCCGGATATCCCTCTCGGGACGGCTCCATCCATGCCGGGTCACAACCCGATGAGACCGCCAGCCTTTCTGCAGCAAGGCATGATGGGGCCGCACCATCGCATGATGTCACCAGCACAAACAGCAATGCCTGGCCAGCCTGCGCTAATGAGCAACCCTGTGGCTGCCGTGGGCATGATCCCAGGCAAGGACCGAGCCCCTGCGGGGCTGTATAGCCACCCGGGCCCTGTGGGGTCACCTGGGATGATGATGTCAATGCAGGGCATGATGGGACCCCAACAAAACATCATGATTCCCCCCCAGATGAGGCCCCGAGGTATGGCTGCTGATGTTGGCATGGGAGGATTTAGCCAAGGCCCTGGAAACCCAGGGAACATGATGTTTTAA